The following coding sequences are from one Phenylobacterium glaciei window:
- the lpdA gene encoding dihydrolipoyl dehydrogenase — MADSFDVIIIGSGPGGYVTAIRASQLGLKTAIIEKEALGGVCLNWGCIPTKALLKTGEAYEQLSHLADYGIKVEKASFDFTGIIKRSRKVAAQLNAGVAFLMKKHKIEVVEGTAKLEKGSPAPKVVVALKAGGARTLTGKHVILATGARARTIPAVGLEPDGDRIWTYREAMAPKSAPKSLIVIGSGAIGIEFASFYRALGGEVTVIETLPRILPVEDEEVSTTARKAFEKRGMKFRVGAQVEKVEKPKTGGVRVTTSSGGKSETLEAEVAIVAVGIVGNVEDMGLEALGVKINRTHVVTDDHGGTGVPGLYAIGDVAGPPWLAHKASHEGVHCIEHIAGLAPSNLNAPIPGCTYSTPQIASVGITEAGAKEKGIAVKIGRFPFRVNGKAIASGETEGFVKTIFDEKTGALLGAHLIGGEVTEMIQGFALAMTLEATEAELIATVFPHPTMSEAMHEATLDAYGRVLHI, encoded by the coding sequence ATGGCTGATTCCTTCGACGTCATCATCATCGGCTCGGGCCCCGGCGGCTATGTCACCGCCATCCGCGCCAGCCAGCTGGGTCTGAAGACCGCCATCATCGAGAAGGAAGCCCTGGGCGGGGTGTGCCTGAACTGGGGCTGCATCCCCACCAAGGCTTTGCTGAAGACCGGCGAGGCCTATGAGCAGCTCTCCCACCTGGCCGACTACGGCATCAAGGTGGAGAAGGCCTCCTTCGACTTCACCGGTATCATCAAGCGCTCCCGCAAGGTGGCCGCCCAGCTGAACGCCGGCGTCGCCTTCCTGATGAAGAAGCACAAGATCGAGGTGGTGGAGGGGACCGCCAAGCTTGAGAAGGGAAGCCCTGCGCCCAAGGTCGTCGTCGCCCTCAAGGCCGGCGGTGCGCGGACGCTCACCGGCAAGCACGTGATTCTGGCCACCGGGGCCCGGGCCCGCACCATTCCCGCCGTCGGCCTGGAGCCGGACGGCGACCGCATCTGGACCTACCGGGAGGCGATGGCGCCCAAGTCGGCGCCCAAATCGCTGATCGTCATCGGATCAGGCGCCATCGGCATCGAATTCGCCAGCTTTTACCGGGCGTTGGGGGGCGAGGTGACCGTCATCGAGACCTTGCCCCGGATCCTTCCGGTGGAAGATGAGGAAGTTTCCACAACCGCCCGGAAAGCTTTCGAAAAGCGCGGCATGAAGTTCCGCGTCGGCGCCCAGGTGGAGAAGGTCGAGAAGCCGAAAACGGGCGGCGTCCGCGTGACGACCAGCAGCGGCGGAAAGTCCGAAACCCTGGAGGCCGAGGTGGCCATCGTCGCCGTCGGCATCGTCGGCAATGTCGAGGACATGGGCCTTGAAGCCCTGGGGGTGAAGATCAACCGCACCCACGTCGTCACCGACGACCACGGCGGCACGGGCGTGCCCGGCCTCTACGCCATCGGCGATGTCGCCGGTCCGCCCTGGCTCGCCCATAAGGCCAGCCACGAAGGCGTCCACTGCATCGAGCATATCGCAGGCCTCGCGCCCTCGAACCTCAACGCCCCGATCCCGGGCTGCACCTATTCGACGCCCCAGATCGCCTCGGTGGGGATCACGGAGGCCGGCGCCAAGGAGAAGGGGATCGCCGTCAAGATCGGCCGCTTCCCGTTCCGGGTGAACGGCAAGGCCATCGCCTCGGGCGAGACCGAGGGCTTCGTAAAGACCATCTTCGACGAGAAGACCGGCGCCCTGCTCGGCGCTCACCTGATCGGCGGCGAGGTCACCGAGATGATCCAGGGCTTCGCGCTCGCCATGACCCTGGAAGCCACGGAAGCCGAACTGATCGCCACCGTCTTCCCGCACCCGACGATGAGCGAGGCCATGCACGAGGCCACCCTCGACGCCTATGGGCGGGTTCTGCATATATAG
- a CDS encoding MgtC/SapB family protein, with product MLDRPEWPLLIALAIGLLIGLERERRKGDGPARSPAGLRTFALVGLLGGLTATFGDRHLILLVGALVGFGVLIAYALGERGDPGLTGEVALIATYVLGVLAPAKPVLALEVGIVVAALLAFRMQLHHFVRERISDQDLRDGLTFAIAAVVILPLLPDRPVDPYGLLNPFTLGRLAVVAMALSAVGYVAQRLVGARYGLLVAGLASGLVSSTAAVVAMGGRSREAPAAASASAAGAVASLVGSLGYLTALIGAVSPALLTVLALPLGLAAGLILLYAAWLLRGAPKQADDVTPAGRAFNGLTVLLFVALVSGFSLLSEQLVVWLGTPGALAGAAVLGLADAHAAAISMATLNANGSLAAGPAATAVLLSLTTNMAVKVPAAFMSGSRPYAMRVVWGVVLLLAGLWAGGAIMRLSGPALGGAL from the coding sequence ATGCTCGACAGGCCGGAATGGCCCCTGCTGATCGCCCTGGCCATCGGCCTGCTGATCGGTCTGGAGCGGGAGCGGCGTAAGGGCGATGGCCCTGCGCGGTCGCCGGCCGGCTTGCGCACCTTCGCCCTCGTCGGCCTGCTGGGCGGGCTGACCGCCACCTTCGGCGACCGTCACTTGATCCTGCTCGTCGGAGCGCTGGTCGGGTTTGGCGTCTTGATCGCCTATGCCCTGGGCGAGCGCGGCGATCCCGGCCTGACCGGAGAGGTCGCGCTGATCGCGACCTATGTCCTGGGTGTGCTGGCGCCGGCCAAGCCGGTCTTGGCCCTGGAGGTCGGGATCGTGGTGGCGGCCCTGCTGGCCTTTCGCATGCAATTGCACCACTTTGTCCGCGAGCGGATATCCGACCAGGACCTGCGCGACGGCCTGACCTTCGCGATCGCCGCCGTCGTTATCCTCCCCCTGCTGCCCGACCGACCGGTCGATCCCTACGGCCTGCTCAATCCCTTCACCCTGGGTCGGTTGGCTGTGGTCGCCATGGCGCTGAGCGCGGTCGGCTACGTCGCCCAGAGGCTGGTGGGCGCGCGATATGGTCTCCTGGTCGCCGGCCTCGCCTCAGGCCTGGTGTCCAGCACCGCCGCCGTGGTGGCCATGGGCGGCAGGTCACGCGAAGCCCCGGCTGCGGCCTCTGCCAGCGCCGCGGGCGCCGTCGCCTCCCTGGTGGGGAGCCTCGGCTATCTCACCGCCCTGATCGGCGCCGTCAGCCCCGCCTTGCTGACGGTCCTGGCGCTGCCGTTGGGGCTGGCTGCCGGGCTGATCCTGCTCTACGCCGCCTGGCTCTTACGCGGCGCGCCCAAGCAGGCGGACGACGTGACGCCAGCCGGCCGCGCCTTCAACGGCCTGACCGTTCTGCTGTTTGTGGCGCTGGTGAGCGGCTTCAGCCTGCTGTCGGAGCAGTTGGTCGTCTGGCTGGGAACGCCGGGCGCGCTGGCGGGAGCCGCGGTCCTGGGCCTCGCCGACGCCCATGCGGCGGCGATCTCCATGGCGACCTTGAACGCCAACGGCAGCCTGGCCGCAGGGCCGGCGGCGACCGCCGTGCTGCTGAGCCTCACCACCAACATGGCCGTGAAGGTTCCGGCGGCCTTCATGTCGGGAAGCCGGCCCTATGCGATGCGGGTCGTCTGGGGTGTCGTGCTGCTGCTGGCGGGGTTGTGGGCCGGGGGCGCGATCATGCGCCTCTCCGGCCCAGCCCTTGGTGGCGCGCTCTAG
- a CDS encoding acetyl-CoA C-acetyltransferase, whose amino-acid sequence MAEAWIIDVARTPRGVGKPEKGALSGVHPQRILSTVLKALAERNNLNTADIDDVIAGCGTQFGKQGSCIARMAALDAGYANEAAGMSLDRFCGSGLTAVNLAAMGVMSGAQDLVVAGGVESMSYGATLKRPVGPTLDSGNEHLRGIHPQPHQGVCGDVVATLEGFTREDVDALALESQRRAAHAIANGYFDRSLITVYNDDGSIALDREEYPRAGTTAEGLAALKAAFASLYDLPLDEQGLSFRKLVEATYPDLKINHVHHAGNSSGVVDGAGAVVIASPEYARAHGLKPRAKIRSVSTAGDSPELMLNAPGPAARKALAKAGMTMKDIQLVEINEAFAVVPLKFMRDLNVDPAIVNVNGGAIALGHPIGATGAMILGTLLDEMERRDLSVGMATLCAAGGMAPAAIIERI is encoded by the coding sequence ATGGCCGAGGCCTGGATCATCGACGTCGCCCGCACCCCGCGCGGCGTCGGCAAGCCTGAGAAGGGCGCCCTGTCCGGCGTCCACCCACAGCGCATCCTGTCCACGGTCCTGAAGGCCCTGGCCGAGCGCAATAACCTCAACACCGCCGACATCGACGACGTGATCGCCGGCTGCGGCACCCAGTTCGGCAAGCAGGGCTCCTGCATCGCCCGCATGGCGGCGCTGGACGCCGGCTACGCCAACGAGGCGGCGGGCATGTCGCTGGACCGCTTCTGCGGCTCTGGCCTGACGGCGGTGAACCTGGCGGCCATGGGCGTGATGTCCGGCGCCCAGGACCTGGTGGTCGCCGGCGGTGTGGAGTCCATGTCCTATGGCGCGACCCTGAAGCGCCCTGTCGGCCCGACCCTGGACTCCGGCAACGAGCACCTGCGCGGCATCCACCCGCAGCCGCACCAAGGCGTCTGCGGCGACGTGGTGGCGACCCTGGAAGGCTTCACCCGCGAGGACGTCGATGCGCTCGCCCTGGAAAGCCAGCGCCGAGCGGCTCACGCCATCGCCAACGGCTATTTCGACCGCAGCCTCATCACCGTCTACAACGACGACGGCAGCATCGCCCTGGACCGCGAGGAGTATCCCCGCGCCGGCACGACCGCTGAAGGCCTGGCCGCCCTGAAGGCCGCCTTCGCCAGCCTCTATGACTTGCCGCTGGACGAACAGGGCCTGTCGTTCCGCAAGCTGGTGGAAGCGACCTATCCCGACCTGAAGATCAACCACGTGCACCATGCGGGCAACTCGTCGGGCGTGGTGGACGGCGCCGGCGCCGTGGTCATCGCCTCACCGGAATATGCCCGCGCCCACGGCCTGAAGCCGCGCGCCAAGATCCGCTCGGTGTCGACCGCCGGCGATTCGCCGGAGCTGATGCTGAACGCGCCGGGCCCCGCGGCCCGCAAGGCGCTCGCCAAGGCCGGCATGACCATGAAGGACATCCAGCTGGTGGAGATCAACGAGGCCTTCGCCGTGGTGCCGTTGAAGTTCATGCGCGACCTGAACGTCGATCCGGCCATCGTCAACGTCAACGGCGGGGCCATCGCGCTGGGTCACCCCATCGGGGCGACGGGGGCCATGATCCTGGGCACCCTGCTGGACGAGATGGAGCGCCGCGACCTCTCGGTCGGCATGGCCACCCTCTGCGCCGCCGGCGGCATGGCGCCGGCCGCGATCATCGAACGCATCTAG
- a CDS encoding DoxX family protein, producing the protein MPNLDIWAPRVLSLLRIIAALLFLEHGLMKVFNFPAAQEGAPNPLPVMLVVAAGLEIVGGGLVALGLFTRPVAFLLSGQMAIAYFLAHAPASFYPALNGGEPAILFSFVFLYLAVAGGGIWSLDALVRKRP; encoded by the coding sequence ATGCCGAACCTCGACATCTGGGCGCCCCGTGTCCTCAGCCTGCTGCGGATCATCGCCGCCCTGCTGTTCCTCGAGCACGGCCTGATGAAGGTGTTCAATTTCCCCGCCGCCCAGGAGGGCGCGCCCAATCCCCTGCCCGTGATGCTGGTTGTGGCTGCCGGGCTGGAGATCGTGGGTGGGGGTCTGGTGGCGCTGGGGCTCTTCACCCGGCCGGTGGCCTTCCTTCTGTCGGGCCAGATGGCGATCGCCTATTTTCTGGCCCACGCGCCCGCCAGCTTCTACCCCGCCCTCAACGGCGGCGAGCCTGCGATCCTGTTCTCCTTCGTCTTCCTGTACCTGGCCGTGGCCGGCGGCGGGATCTGGAGCCTCGACGCCTTGGTTCGTAAGCGGCCCTAA
- a CDS encoding AMP-binding protein, which produces MSRTFDPLESQQTLFGALLAARTQFGAKKPILEDQERNPLSYTDLIRGAFALGRKIAAMTEKGERVGVMLPASSAAIVTFFALHAFGRIPTMLNFTSGIRNLKGACKLAGVKRVLTSHRFIEQGQLHDLVDALDDVSTVTYLEDVREKIGLTDKLFAATAGAFPKAFLAETKPDDPGVILFTSGSFGVPKGVVLSQTNLVANVYQIAAHIPLDPDWVMFNPLPTFHCFGLTGGALLPILTGMKAFQYPSPLHTKVIPPLLKDSKASILLATDTFLNQYARVAEYDELANLKFIVCGAEKVREETHNLIRDKFGDVPVLEGYGATEAAPVIAVNKPIDNRRGTVGGLLPGIQTRLEPVPGIPGGGRFYVRGPNVMSGYLRPDGTVEPLIDGWHDTGDVVDITDDDWVTIRGRVKRFAKIGGEMVSLTAAEDLAVAVWPDNRHAVISMPDARKGERLILVTDRMDADSTALVAHAKTIGASELNVPKKIIKVPEVPVLGTGKTDYVVIQRMVEAEGRRAA; this is translated from the coding sequence TTGTCGCGTACATTTGATCCGCTTGAGAGCCAGCAGACCCTGTTCGGCGCTCTGCTCGCCGCCCGTACTCAGTTCGGCGCGAAGAAACCGATCCTGGAGGACCAGGAACGCAATCCGCTGTCCTACACCGACCTGATCCGCGGAGCCTTCGCGCTCGGCCGGAAGATCGCGGCCATGACGGAAAAGGGCGAGCGGGTCGGCGTCATGCTGCCGGCCAGTTCCGCAGCCATCGTCACCTTCTTCGCCCTGCACGCCTTCGGGCGCATTCCCACCATGCTGAACTTCACGTCCGGCATCCGGAACCTGAAGGGCGCCTGCAAGCTGGCTGGGGTGAAACGGGTGCTGACCTCGCACCGGTTTATCGAACAGGGTCAGCTCCACGACCTGGTGGACGCCTTGGATGACGTCTCCACCGTCACCTACCTTGAGGACGTGCGGGAAAAAATAGGCCTGACCGACAAGCTGTTCGCCGCCACCGCCGGGGCCTTCCCCAAGGCCTTCCTGGCCGAGACCAAGCCAGACGATCCTGGCGTGATCCTGTTCACCTCCGGCAGCTTTGGCGTACCGAAGGGCGTTGTGCTGAGCCAGACGAACCTGGTGGCCAACGTCTACCAGATCGCCGCCCACATCCCGCTGGATCCGGACTGGGTGATGTTCAATCCGCTTCCGACCTTCCACTGCTTTGGCCTGACCGGCGGCGCCCTGCTGCCGATCCTGACCGGCATGAAGGCCTTCCAGTATCCCTCTCCGCTGCACACCAAGGTGATCCCGCCGCTGCTGAAGGACTCCAAGGCGTCCATCCTGCTGGCCACCGACACCTTCCTGAACCAGTACGCCCGGGTCGCCGAGTACGACGAACTGGCCAATCTGAAGTTTATCGTCTGCGGGGCGGAGAAGGTTCGCGAGGAAACCCACAACCTGATCCGCGACAAGTTCGGCGACGTGCCGGTGCTGGAGGGCTACGGCGCGACCGAAGCCGCCCCGGTGATCGCGGTGAACAAGCCCATCGACAACCGACGCGGCACGGTCGGCGGTCTGCTGCCGGGCATCCAGACGCGCCTTGAGCCGGTCCCCGGCATTCCAGGCGGCGGCCGCTTCTATGTGCGCGGCCCCAACGTGATGAGCGGCTACCTGCGCCCGGACGGCACGGTCGAGCCCCTGATCGACGGCTGGCATGACACCGGTGACGTCGTGGACATCACCGACGATGACTGGGTGACCATTCGCGGCCGCGTGAAGCGCTTCGCCAAGATCGGCGGGGAGATGGTGTCCCTGACCGCGGCCGAGGACCTGGCCGTCGCCGTCTGGCCCGACAACCGCCACGCGGTCATCTCCATGCCCGACGCCCGCAAAGGCGAGCGCCTGATTCTCGTCACCGACCGCATGGACGCCGACTCCACGGCGCTGGTGGCCCACGCCAAGACCATCGGCGCCTCGGAACTGAACGTGCCCAAGAAGATCATCAAGGTGCCGGAGGTGCCCGTCCTGGGCACCGGCAAGACCGACTACGTCGTCATCCAGCGCATGGTCGAGGCTGAGGGCCGGCGCGCCGCGTGA